The genomic region GTGCAGGAGGCCCACCAGTGCCATAtaagtttatttaaaaagattGGGGTTACTGATGCGGAATTCATTGACAGAAAATAATATTGGCGAAAGGACACAACCATGAGAGGCCCCTCTACTAAGAAAACATTAATCTGACATATCATCTGaataattttcttttcatttcacatttgttgCCCTTAAATTAATTTTTGACTGTTAAATATGTTTCTTTTAGGCCTGATGGAAGTAAAAgtggaaagtcaagaactgaatgaagaggAGAAATGTCACTATCAGATGCCTTGTGATTCTGTAGCTGGAGAGAACTCATTTAGTTCCTCACAGATGGAAATGAATTTCTCACAACAAACAACTCAAAGAACAGAAGCCACAAATCCattcacatgtcctcagtgtggaaagagtttcagacaaAAAACTACCCTTTATACCCACAAAAGAactcactctggagagaagcctttcacatgcactcAGTGTGGTAAAAGCTTCTCACGGAAAGAAAACCTTAAAAGgcacatgagagttcacactggagagaggcctttcacATGCAATCTGTGTGGACagaaattcaaatatttaaataatcttCAATATCATATTCATTCTATGCACACTGGAGGAAAATCATTTACCTGTGATCAGTGCGATAAAATTTTTTTCTTGGAATCAGACCTAAACACCCACCTGAAAATTCACAAAATCCCCGatttgtgttctttttgtggagaGAGTTTTTCATGCCCGTACCGTTTCAAAGAGCATCAGAAAATTCATACTAGTGGGAAAGCTCATGTGTGTCCTGAGTGTGGCGATGCCTTTTCAGGAGCCGGCAACTTGAAGTTGCACCAAAAAGTccatattaaagaaaaaaactgttctCAATGTGTATAGAGTTATACTCATTCAGGAGTCCTGAAAAGAAATGGAGAGAATCCATACCACCAGccttcatgtgggaagagtttcaccaCATCATGTACCCAAtcaacttgtttttttttgttgttttttttaaaaaacattgtgAAAAATGTCACAGCAACCTACAGATAAATGAAATAGCTCTTTGGGTAGAAAGAGTTTTTTAGTAATGCCTTTCTTTTTTGAtgagtagtagtagtaatataaATATACTTATGGAAATGTCAATTATTGTAATGTctcctttgtttaatttttttacatgttcACTGTTGAAAGGTGCTGATGCATTGAAATTTTGGAAATGGAACAGACTATCTTGCATTAAAATATGCAGTATTATAGAGGCTTTACCAGTCAGTTCATCGTACTGTGTGGATGAAATGAATTTTGGTTATTCCAGTATTGCTATTGCATTTTTGCTCTGTTAAAACAAGACTAACTTGGGCATGGTTGAAAatttgtcttttattgaatcCACAATTGTATTGTGGAAAACCTGGAGTTATCAGGGAATttcaaaattgtgatttccatgcCTGAAACAGTCTTTACTTAAGTCACTGTTAAAATTCATGaacatttctgtagtgaatgtAATTTGTTGTGCATGGagggcagatgctatttgcacccatatttaaatactaacatacagtatatggtttatttgtcatttatttctgtggctccaccagactattggggtggaAATAGCTGCCCTGTGTAGCAGATGCTATATacattggggtgcaaatagacacttttttttttttttttttttttgaggcacAAATAAGTTTATTATGTGTCTTTGTATTATCAAATAAGTATTATGTGTAATCTTTTAATTCCAAGGACTGGTGGGCTATTTGGCATAGAACACCTCCCCAACAATCtcaataaaatgatttttaaaatggtAATGCTATAATCATTAATGACTTGAAAAGTTATGGAAAGTAATTGCTCAAAAAGCTTGGAAACCCGATTCACAAGGCTTGCCATGGTATACAGTGTTACCGGCTATACTCGGTACAAAGAGCGACACCGGTGCAAAATTTTAAACCAGTAAAAGGGGGAAATTAGGGAAGAAACTTAATTGATGACAACAGTTCCTATAtcaatagcctaacgaatagaaaTGCCTTTAAAAAAGTTGCCTAAAGAAGAGTTTGTAACTCATAAATTAACCTATATGAACACAATCAAAATTACACCGGCAGCATAGCAtgcgcactgacagaagacgttacATATAATTGACAGCAAAAAATGTGCAAGGTCAGAGTACGGGAAGcggtttgtcctgtattttagcgaCTCGCACCCAAACTGCTCCCAAGTGTTTCACAAAAAGAgagaaatggacatgaaacacagAAACCTACAGCGTAAGTTGGTGATGTATCCATCTGCAGGCATGCATTAGTTTGAGCTATTGGTGAGTGTGAGACACTGACTGTTGCTTATCACGGACGCTACTTGACCGAAATGGCTGGGGAAAAGATCAATGCCAATCTGCGCAAATCTTCTGTCATGTTTCCCTTAAAAGCATAAGAATTATAGAATATTTAGTCAAAAATATAGCAGTTAAGTTTGTGATAACTGTTTCCTACCATTGTGATTCTAAATCACCATTAAACATATACAGTGATATGAAAAATTATTtgtccccttcctgatttcttctatgtTTGTATATTTTTCATAGTAAATTGTTTGAtattcaaacaagatataacataaaaacaatatatatatttatatatacagtatatatacagtatatatatatatatatatatatatatatatatatatatatacacacattattttttttattgaagcaaaaaagttatccaacacctatatcacccatgtgaaaaacgtactgcccccttaaacttaatagctgattgtttagcagcaacaactgcaaccaaacgcttccgataactggagatcagtctttcacaacgctgtggtgaaattctggcccactcttctttgcagaagtgctttagttcagccacattggagggttttcaagcatgaactgcccgtttaaggtcttgccacagcatctcaatcgggttcaaatcaggactttgactggtcCACTCAAAAACTTACATTtggcttcttttgagccattcagaggtggacttgcttctatgctttggatcagtgtattgctgcataatccagatgtgcttgagcttcaactcacggactgatgactggacgttctccttttaggattttctggtagag from Myxocyprinus asiaticus isolate MX2 ecotype Aquarium Trade chromosome 5, UBuf_Myxa_2, whole genome shotgun sequence harbors:
- the LOC127440885 gene encoding gastrula zinc finger protein XlCGF7.1-like isoform X1, whose translation is MDFIKEEREDMGYPEPHRVKDEETEEQIVGGDMHEECESLENKRTLRREERLGGLFESLMEVKVESQELNEEEKCHYQMPCDSVAGENSFSSSQMEMNFSQQTTQRTEATNPFTCPQCGKSFRQKTTLYTHKRTHSGEKPFTCTQCGKSFSRKENLKRHMRVHTGERPFTCNLCGQKFKYLNNLQYHIHSMHTGGKSFTCDQCDKIFFLESDLNTHLKIHKIPDLCSFCGESFSCPYRFKEHQKIHTSGKAHVCPECGDAFSGAGNLKLHQKVHIKEKNCSQCV
- the LOC127440885 gene encoding gastrula zinc finger protein XlCGF7.1-like isoform X2, encoding MDFIKEEREDMGYPEPHRVKDEETEEQIGGDMHEECESLENKRTLRREERLGGLFESLMEVKVESQELNEEEKCHYQMPCDSVAGENSFSSSQMEMNFSQQTTQRTEATNPFTCPQCGKSFRQKTTLYTHKRTHSGEKPFTCTQCGKSFSRKENLKRHMRVHTGERPFTCNLCGQKFKYLNNLQYHIHSMHTGGKSFTCDQCDKIFFLESDLNTHLKIHKIPDLCSFCGESFSCPYRFKEHQKIHTSGKAHVCPECGDAFSGAGNLKLHQKVHIKEKNCSQCV
- the LOC127440885 gene encoding gastrula zinc finger protein XlCGF7.1-like isoform X3, which codes for MDFIKEEREDMGYPEPHRVKDEETEEQIGLMEVKVESQELNEEEKCHYQMPCDSVAGENSFSSSQMEMNFSQQTTQRTEATNPFTCPQCGKSFRQKTTLYTHKRTHSGEKPFTCTQCGKSFSRKENLKRHMRVHTGERPFTCNLCGQKFKYLNNLQYHIHSMHTGGKSFTCDQCDKIFFLESDLNTHLKIHKIPDLCSFCGESFSCPYRFKEHQKIHTSGKAHVCPECGDAFSGAGNLKLHQKVHIKEKNCSQCV